Proteins encoded together in one Catellatospora citrea window:
- a CDS encoding ABC transporter ATP-binding protein: MTAVLEIQGLRKTYRARGGPRRALDGFEMYVEAGQVHGFLGPNGSGKTTTLRTLLGLIKPDSGEMRILGHELPRLLPEVVGQVGAIVESPQFFGHFTARDTLSLLADAGNLPQSRVDWALELVGLRERAKERVRTYSLGMKQRLAVASALLKQPKLLILDEPANGLDPGGIREMRDMMATLSAGGMTVVLSSHILGEIQLICDSVTIISLGRRVAAGPVAEVLQAHSSGQLRVALETPADLSAAAQVLVASGFDLKANEDHLLMSGVDKPALVARLLAERQLYVSELTPVTADLEDVFLELTGTAPVPGQVRSVDQSVRPELAPQNGVAQ, from the coding sequence GTGACCGCTGTCTTGGAGATCCAAGGCCTGCGTAAGACGTACCGAGCCCGGGGTGGCCCCCGTCGGGCGCTGGACGGCTTCGAGATGTATGTGGAGGCCGGACAGGTCCACGGCTTCCTGGGGCCCAACGGCTCCGGCAAGACCACCACCCTGCGTACGCTGCTCGGCCTGATCAAGCCGGACAGCGGCGAGATGCGCATCCTCGGTCACGAACTGCCCCGGCTGCTGCCCGAGGTGGTCGGCCAGGTCGGCGCGATCGTGGAGAGCCCGCAGTTCTTCGGGCACTTCACCGCGCGCGACACCCTCTCACTGCTGGCCGACGCGGGCAACCTGCCGCAGTCGCGGGTCGACTGGGCCCTGGAGTTGGTCGGCCTGCGCGAGCGGGCCAAGGAGCGCGTCAGGACGTACTCACTCGGCATGAAGCAGCGGCTGGCGGTCGCGTCGGCGCTGCTCAAGCAGCCGAAGCTGCTGATCCTCGACGAGCCCGCCAACGGCCTGGACCCGGGCGGCATCCGCGAGATGCGCGACATGATGGCCACGCTGTCGGCCGGCGGCATGACCGTGGTGCTGTCCAGCCACATCCTCGGCGAGATCCAGCTGATCTGCGACAGCGTCACCATCATCTCGCTGGGTCGCCGCGTCGCGGCCGGTCCGGTCGCCGAGGTGCTGCAGGCGCACTCGTCGGGCCAGCTGCGGGTCGCGCTGGAGACGCCGGCGGACCTCAGCGCCGCCGCCCAGGTGCTGGTCGCCAGCGGGTTCGACCTGAAGGCGAACGAGGACCACCTGCTCATGTCCGGCGTGGACAAGCCGGCGCTCGTCGCCCGCCTGCTGGCCGAGCGGCAGCTCTACGTCAGCGAGCTCACGCCGGTGACGGCTGATCTCGAAGACGTGTTCCTGGAGCTGACCGGCACCGCCCCGGTGCCCGGCCAGGTCCGCTCGGTCGACCAGAGCGTGCGGCCGGAGCTGGCGCCGCAGAACGGGGTGGCTCAATGA
- a CDS encoding ABC transporter permease subunit: MSLVRAERRRFFKRRLTRWLVPIGILILTGIAAALFFVHSKPTAEARAAAEVQAEQAYQRELGYFEQYKAECEKHNNGQPCQGPGRENFPAESFMPPSFDFKQMFQPLLLIWASIIGMIAFVLGATFIGAEWASGSMMNLLTWRPKRMSVLGTKLAVLLGGITAIALTTLALWTAALWATGVYRGTTEGLTSGVWQSFGLSALRGLALILAFAVLGFGLASIGRHTGLALGVALGVVIVGQIGLRIVLELAGVKFADQYLVPMHIFAWMDKEAVLQDWSGAVSCDQNGCNAPELVLTWQGSGSIALGVIVVVLALAFWQMRRRDIS, from the coding sequence ATGAGCCTGGTACGCGCCGAGCGTCGGCGGTTCTTCAAGCGGCGGCTGACCCGCTGGCTGGTGCCGATCGGGATCCTGATCCTCACCGGTATCGCCGCCGCCCTGTTCTTCGTGCACAGCAAGCCGACCGCCGAGGCACGCGCCGCCGCGGAGGTCCAGGCCGAGCAGGCATATCAGCGGGAGCTGGGCTACTTCGAGCAGTACAAGGCGGAGTGCGAGAAGCACAACAACGGCCAGCCGTGCCAGGGCCCGGGGCGCGAGAACTTCCCGGCCGAGAGCTTCATGCCGCCGTCGTTCGACTTCAAGCAGATGTTCCAGCCGCTGCTGCTCATCTGGGCGTCGATCATCGGGATGATCGCGTTCGTGCTGGGCGCGACCTTCATCGGGGCGGAGTGGGCCTCCGGGTCGATGATGAACCTGCTCACCTGGCGTCCGAAGCGGATGTCGGTGCTGGGCACGAAGCTGGCCGTGCTGCTGGGCGGGATCACCGCGATCGCGCTGACGACGCTGGCCCTGTGGACCGCCGCGCTGTGGGCCACCGGGGTCTACCGAGGCACGACCGAGGGCTTGACCTCGGGAGTGTGGCAGTCCTTCGGCCTGTCGGCGCTGCGCGGTCTCGCGCTCATCCTGGCCTTCGCGGTGCTGGGCTTCGGGCTGGCCTCCATCGGGCGGCACACCGGCCTGGCCCTGGGCGTGGCGCTCGGAGTGGTCATCGTCGGCCAGATCGGCCTGCGCATCGTGCTGGAGCTGGCCGGGGTGAAGTTCGCGGACCAGTACCTGGTGCCGATGCACATCTTCGCCTGGATGGACAAGGAAGCGGTGCTGCAGGACTGGTCGGGCGCGGTGAGCTGTGACCAGAACGGGTGCAACGCGCCCGAGTTGGTGCTGACCTGGCAGGGCAGCGGCTCCATCGCGCTCGGCGTGATCGTGGTGGTGCTGGCGCTGGCCTTCTGGCAGATGCGCCGCCGCGACATCAGCTGA
- a CDS encoding DeoR/GlpR family DNA-binding transcription regulator codes for MDRYARWNALLELLTDSGRVTVEEAAERLDVSQATIRRDFDQLAQQQMITRTRGGAVASGVSYDLPLRYKTAKHSAEKQRIGTAAAALVQPGMVVGLNGGTTTTEVARALAVRPELNSVSEGAQLTVVTNALNIANELLVRSRMKIVVTGGVVRPQSFELVGPLGGGILREVTLDLVLLGVNAIDVTLGAAAHHEGEAAMNSLMVARAKRVAIIADSSKLGSHAFARICPVERIETLVTDSNADPGAVAAFREAGLNVIVA; via the coding sequence GTGGACCGGTACGCCCGCTGGAACGCGCTGCTGGAACTGCTGACCGACTCCGGCCGGGTGACCGTCGAGGAGGCCGCCGAGCGGCTGGACGTCTCGCAGGCCACCATCCGTCGCGACTTCGACCAGCTCGCCCAGCAGCAGATGATCACGCGTACCCGGGGCGGAGCGGTCGCCAGCGGCGTCTCGTACGACCTCCCGCTGCGCTACAAGACCGCCAAGCACTCGGCCGAGAAGCAGCGCATCGGCACCGCCGCGGCCGCGCTCGTGCAGCCCGGCATGGTGGTCGGCCTCAACGGCGGCACCACCACCACCGAGGTGGCCCGCGCCCTGGCCGTGCGCCCCGAGCTCAACTCGGTCTCCGAGGGCGCGCAGCTCACCGTCGTCACCAACGCGCTCAACATCGCCAACGAGCTGCTGGTCCGGTCCCGGATGAAGATCGTGGTGACCGGCGGCGTGGTGCGCCCGCAGTCGTTCGAGCTGGTCGGCCCGCTCGGTGGCGGCATCCTGCGCGAGGTCACCCTCGACCTGGTGCTGCTCGGCGTCAACGCGATCGACGTGACGCTCGGCGCGGCCGCCCACCACGAGGGCGAGGCCGCGATGAACTCGCTGATGGTGGCGCGGGCCAAGCGCGTGGCGATCATCGCGGACTCGTCCAAGCTCGGCAGCCACGCGTTCGCCCGGATCTGTCCCGTGGAACGCATAGAAACCCTGGTCACCGACTCCAATGCCGATCCCGGCGCGGTCGCCGCGTTCCGCGAAGCGGGCCTCAACGTCATCGTCGCCTGA